Sequence from the Streptomyces sp. R33 genome:
GCAGGGTCAGGCCCCAGGCGATGAACATGCGGGTGGCGGTGGACCAGCGGACCACACCGCCCTTGCGGCCCAGGCCCGCACCCATGACGGCGCCGGAGCACGCGTGGGTGGTGGAGAGGGAGAAGCCGAGGCTGGAGGAGGCCAGGATGACGCTGGCGGCCGAGGTCTGGGCGGCGAAGCCCTGCTGCGGCTGCAGGTCGGTCAGGCCGCTGCCCAGGGTGCGGATGATGCGCCAGCCGCCCAGGTAGGTGCCCATCGCGATCGCCATGCCGGCGGAGACGATGACCCAGACCGGCGGGTTGGAGCCGGGCGCGAGCGCGCCGCCGGCGACCAGGGCCAGGGTGATGATGCCCATCGTCTTCTGCGCGTCGTTGGTGCCGTGCGCGAGGGAGACGAGTCCCGCCGAGGCGATCTGACCGGCCTTGTAGCCCTTGGCGGAGGTCTTCTTGCCGACGTTCCCGCCCAGCTTGTAGGTGACCTTGGCGGCGAGCATCGCGGCCACACCGGCCACGATCGGCGCGGCGACCGCGGGGAGCAGCACCTTGGTGACGAGCGTGCCGCCGTTGACGGCGCCGAGGCCGGCGGAGGCGACGGCCGCACCGACCAGGCCGCCCATCAGGGCGTGGGAGGAGCTGGAGGGGAGTCCGACCAGCCAGGTGACGAGGTTCCAGAGGATCGCGCCGACCAGGGCCGCGAAGATCACTTCTGGCTGGATGCCCTCTTCGTTGACCAGGCCCTTGGAGATCGTCTTGGCGACCTCCACGGACATGAACGCGCCGACGAGGTTGAGCACGGCGGACATGGCCACCGCCGTCTTGGGCTTGAGGGCGCCGGTCGAGATGGTGGTCGCCATCGCGTTGGCTGTGTCGTGGAAACCGTTCGTGAAGTCGAACACGAGAGCGGTGATGATCACGATCCCGAGGAGAAGCGTTATGTGCTCCATTTACCCAGGCTTCTGTTTGACGTCAGTGGCTCGGCGACCGTAGGCAACCTGGATGAACGGAAGGTGAACTGACTCCGGCGGAGCGGTGTACCGGCCCGTCGTGCCATCGGGACCTTCATCCCCATTTTGGCGTGGATACGGCGATTCGTGCACGTCAACGCCGGGTGACCGGGGGGTTTCACCAGTGGTCCGAGCCCTCTTCGCCCGCCCCGCGGGGGGTCGGGGGGAGATGCAGATCACTCCCCGCCGCCAGGCCCGCCGGACCGCCCGGGCCACTCTTCCCCTCCCCGCCCGGCGGCAAGCGGAGCATTCCGCTCCAGTGGCCCGCTCGCCCTCCCGCCTCGACACTGGAGCCGTGCCTTCCGCCACAGTGACGGCCGCGGCCGTCACGACCACTCTCGTCGGGGCCGGCGTCGCCGCGGTCGCGGCCGGCCGGTACGCCGCCGACGCCGCCCTGCGGCACGACCCCGGCCGCCCCCTGCCCGGCGGGCCGCGGCTCAGCGTCCACTCCGCCGGCTCGGGGCGGATCACGCTGACCCGCTCGCTGGCCTCCCTGCGCCCCGGTACGTACGGGCTCACGGCCCCCGGGGTGCACGCCGTGGTCGGGCCCGTCCTCGAAGGTGCCGCGCCCGGCCCGGACACCGTCGTGCGCCGGCTCCTCGACGTCACCCACGGCAGCCTGGAGCCCGGGACCCGGGTCACCCTCACCCCCCAGGTCCACGCGGGCAACCCCCGTACCGCCCTCGGGCTCGAGCACGCCGACGTGGACATCCCCGGGGAGCTCGGCGGGCTGCCCGCGTGGTTCGTGCCCGCCGCCCGCGACACCTGGGTGATCACCGTGCACGGGCTCGGCGCCGGCCGCGAGCACCCGATGGTGGTCATGCCGTTCCTGCACCGCCAGCGGCTGCCCGTCCTCGACCTCGCGTACCGCGGCGACCTCGGCGCCCCCGCCTCACCGGACGGTCTCGGCCACCTCGGCGAGTCGGAATGGCGCGACGTGGACGCCGCCATCCGCTACGCCTTGCGCTACGGCGCCCGGAGGGTCGTCCTGCACGGCTGGTCCACCGGCGCCGCCATGGCCCTGTACGCCGCCGAGCGTTCGGCCCTCGCCGACCGGATCTCCGGCCTCGTGCTGGACTCGCCCGTGCTCGACTGGCACACCACCCTGCGCGCGCTCGTCGCCGCCCGCCGCACCCCGGCCCCGCTGGTGCCGTTCGCGGTGCGGGCCGCCGAGGGGAGCGCCGGACTGCGCGCCGACCGCCGGGGAGCCGGGGCGGACCCCGCGGCGCTGCGCATCCCCGTCCTGATCTTCCACGGCCCGGACGACACGCTCGCCCCCTGGGAGCCCTCCCGCCGACTCGCCGCCGCACGTCCCGACCTCGTCACCCTGACGACCGTCCGCGAAGCTCCGCACGGGGCGATGTGGAACGCGGACCCGGCCGGATACGAGGAGGCGCTGAGGCGCTTTCTCACCCCTCTTATGTGAAGGCCGTGTGCCGGACGGGACAGGGAGGGGGCATTCTCCCCGTATGTCCCTCCGGCAACCGGCGATAATGGCTGGTTCCGTTTGGGCTTTCGGCCGGTGACGGGCGAGACTGCTTCCGTGACGTCCCGAAAGCCTGATGAGCAGTTGGCTCGCGACTCCAGACTCCGACTCGTCTCCCCGCGTTCCGTCGCCGCGGCCCGCAAGGCGGTGACCGACCGACGCGCCCGTACCGCCTCCCGGCCCCCGGCGGGCACCCCCGCCACGGCCGAACTCGCGAACCGGGCCCGGGCCTCGCTCGCCGACGCGGTACGGCTCGCCCGCTGGGCCGAGCTCAACCTCGGCGCCGGCGACGGAGGCCGACCCGCCCCGGCGGGAGCACTGCCCGCCTCCGACGTGGAACGGGCCGCCGCCGAACTGAACCTGACGCACGGGCAGATCCGGGTCGGCTGGGACCGCGCCCGGCTCGCCGGCCTCGTGGAGGTGCACGGCGGCCACGCCCGGCCCGGCTGGCGGCTGCGCGCCTGGGACCGCGACGACGCCGCAGTGCTGCGCGGCTGGGTCGCGCTGTTCGACGCCTGGTCACTGGTCCACCCGGCCCCGGCCGACATCGCGCCCGCGGTCGTCGCCGAGGTGGTCGAGGCGATGCCCCAACTGCTCTCCCTGCTCCAGCTGTCCGCCGGTCCCGTGACCGTGCCGGACCTGCTGGACCTGCTCGGCCAGCGCGTCACCGAACTGCGCGACGAGCGGTGCGAGGTCCCCTATGACGCCCCGGCGCGCGAGACTTCGCCCTCTGACGGGGCGGCAGCCACCGCCGGAGCCACGGCAGTCGGCGCCGACCCGACCGGCGCCGGCACGACCCGCCCCGGGCCGGCCGGCTCCGACGCGGCCGTCGCGGTCGCGGAGGCCACGGCCCATGCGGTGCCCGTCCCGCTCGCCCGGCTGCTGCGCTGGGCGCTCGGCGGACTCGCCGCCGTCGACGCCGTCACCCTCGGCCCCGCCCAGGCCGCCCTCACCCCGCTCGGCAGCTGGGCCGTCTGGGTCAAGCTCGAACAGATCTGCGTCGCCGCGCAGAGCCCCGCCGGGAACATCGAGCAGTCCGCCGCCGCGATGCTGCACGGCTGCGCCCGGCTCACCCCGGGACCGGCCCGCGCCGAGTACCAGGCCTGGCTCGCCGCCCGGCCCGTCGGCCATGCCGTCAGCGAGCTGCTGCACGCCGCCCGCGGGGAGGACGCCCTGCTGCGCGGCCTGGCCTTCGAGGCCCTGCGCGTGGTCGGCGCCCCGGCCGAACCCGAGGTGCGCGCCGCCGTCCGCGACGCAGCCCTGCGGCCGTACGCCCTGCTCTGGCTCGCCGAGCACGACGGGGTGGATCCCGACGAGGCCCAGGACGTGCTCACCGCCGAGGAGTCGACCTGGCTCTGGGTGGACACCGCGGCCGCCATCGCCGACCACGGCGAGGCCGACCTGCTGGCCCGCCACCTCGACTCGGCCGTCCGCACCACCGTTCCGCGGCTGCTGGACGAGGTCCGCGCGGTCGGCCATCCGCGCACCGTCCAGGTCCTGGTCGCGCTGGCCGCCGCCCACCCGGACCCGGCCCTGGCCAAGGCGGTCCGCCGGGCCGCGTTCCAGGTCCACACCGGCGGCGCGTAGCGCCCGTACGGGTCCGTACGCGGGAACGCGCCGCGGGTCTCAGACCTGCGGCGCGTACGTCCCGAAGCTCCAGATGTTGCCCTCGGCGTCCCTGGCCGTGTAGTCGCGGGACCCGTAGTCCTGGTCGGTGGGCTCCATCAGGACCTCCACGCCGTGCTCCGCGGCCCGCCGGTGGTGGGCGTCCACATCGTCGACCACCACGTAGACCCCCGCGGGCCCACCGCCCTCCATGGCCTTGTCGAAGACGCTGCCGGTGCCCTTGCTGCCCAGCATCACCAGGCCGTTGCCGTACGCCAGCTCCGCATGCATCACGGCTCCGTCCTCTCCCTCGTACACCGCGACCTGGCTGAAGCCGAAGGCCTCGGTCAGCAGCTTGATGGCCGCCTTCGCGTCGCGATATCGCAGCGTGGGACAGATGGACGGAACGCCTGCCATGACGACCACTCCCTCTCGTGACGGTGACCTGCGTCACAGCATGGCAGGCGGCGCCGACAGTCAGCGGAAGGTGTCGCACCGGGCCATGTCGCCCGTGCGGTAGCCCTGGTAGAACCACTGCTGGCGCTGCCGGGCCGAACCGTGCGTCCAGGACTCCGGGGTCACCCGGCCCTGGAACTTCTCCTGGATCCGGTCGTCGCCGACCGCGGCCGCCGCGTCGAGGCCGTCCCTGATGTCCTGGTCGGTGAGGGTTTTGAGCAGCGGCCGGCCCGTGGACTCGTCCGGGGTCCTGGTCGCGTGGTGCGCCCACACCCCCGCGTAGCAGTCGGCCTGCAGCTCGACCTTGACCGCGTCGCTGTTCGCGCCCGGCTGTCCGCCCTGGGCCTTCTGCAGGGTGCCGGTCAGGTTCTGGATGTGGTGCCCGTACTCATGGGCGACGACATAGGCCTGGCCGAAGGGGCCGCCGCCGGCGCCGAACTTCGTCCTCAGGTCGTCGAAGAAGCCGAGGTCCAGGTAGACCCGCCGGTCGGCGGGGCAGTAGAAGGGGCCGACCGCCGAGGTGGCGGCCCCGCAGGCGGTGTTCACGCGGCCGGTGAAGAAGCGCGTCGGCGCCGGGGCGTACCGGCCGCCGCGGCGGGTGAACTCCTCCCGCCAGAAGTCCTGGGTGCTGTTGACGACCGCGACCAGCCGGCAGTCCTCCCGCACGTTCGCGTCCCGCCCCTTCCTGCACGACTGCTCCACCTGACTGACGGACGACGAGGTCGCCAGCGGCTCCGGGTTGCCCGAGGAGAGCCCCAGCTCGTCCGGGCCCACGCCGAAGAGCAGCCCGAGGACCAGTGCGATGAGGCCCGCGATACCGCCGCCGATCGTCGCGCGCCCGCCCGGGATGCGGCTGCCCCGTTCGTCCTCGACCTCGGAAGTGTCCAGATCGGCGTCGTCGTCGAACTGCATCCCGCACCGCCCTCGATTCCACGTGGCCTGGCCGCCCAGCGGCGCGTATCACCCGGTCCATCCTGATACGTGCCCCGGCCTGCCGAGGCGATCCGTGGGCCGAACGGGGGACGGGCGCGGGGGCGGACGGGGCGTGCGTCAAGGGCCGGACGCCCCCATAACCAGTTGCACACCCCCGGTAGAATGAATCCCATGGCAAATCTCCTCGCGGATTAGCGGCGTCGAAGCATCGCGTCCTGCCCCCCTTCCGCCGTCCACCCGCCCTGGAGTATTTCCGTGATCACCGCCACCGGCGTCGAGCTGCGCGCCGGCGCCCGCGTCCTCATCGAGTCCGCCTCGTTCCGCATCGCCAAGGGCGACCGCATCGGCCTGGTCGGCCGCAACGGAGCGGGCAAGACCACCCTCACCAAGTGCCTCGCCGGCGAGGGCCAGCCCGCGGCCGGCTCCATCACCCGCTCGGGTGAGGTCGGCTACCTCCCGCAGGACCCGCGCACCGGCGACCTGGACGTCCTGGCCCGCGACCGGATCCTGTCCGCCCGCGGCCTCGACGTCCTGATCAAGAAGATGCGGATGAACGAGGAGCGCATCGCCACCGGCGCCGGCGCCACCCGCGAGAAGGCGCTCAGGCAGTACGAGCGCCAGGAGACCGAGTTCCTCACCAAGGGCGGGTACGCCGCCGAGTCCGAGGCCGCGACCATCTCGGCCGCCCTCAGCCTCCCCGACCGGGTCCTCGGCCAGCCGCTGCACACCCTCTCCGGCGGCCAGCGCCGCCGCGTCGAGCTCGCCCGGATCCTCTTCTCGGACGCCGACACCCTGCTCCTCGACGAGCCGACGAACCACCTCGACGCCGACTCCATCGTCTGGCTGCGCGACTACCTGAAGAACTACCGCGGCGGCTTCGTCGT
This genomic interval carries:
- a CDS encoding inorganic phosphate transporter; this encodes MEHITLLLGIVIITALVFDFTNGFHDTANAMATTISTGALKPKTAVAMSAVLNLVGAFMSVEVAKTISKGLVNEEGIQPEVIFAALVGAILWNLVTWLVGLPSSSSHALMGGLVGAAVASAGLGAVNGGTLVTKVLLPAVAAPIVAGVAAMLAAKVTYKLGGNVGKKTSAKGYKAGQIASAGLVSLAHGTNDAQKTMGIITLALVAGGALAPGSNPPVWVIVSAGMAIAMGTYLGGWRIIRTLGSGLTDLQPQQGFAAQTSAASVILASSSLGFSLSTTHACSGAVMGAGLGRKGGVVRWSTATRMFIAWGLTLPAAAVVASGAELVMRTGDVGVAAVALFLVASCVAIWLISRRQVVDHSNVNDVQPAAAEEPGVVTTAMAAVTVPPTVAAEAAAGTTAAVTDDALKATIPAAAPATPAAPAAAV
- a CDS encoding S9 family peptidase, whose translation is MPSATVTAAAVTTTLVGAGVAAVAAGRYAADAALRHDPGRPLPGGPRLSVHSAGSGRITLTRSLASLRPGTYGLTAPGVHAVVGPVLEGAAPGPDTVVRRLLDVTHGSLEPGTRVTLTPQVHAGNPRTALGLEHADVDIPGELGGLPAWFVPAARDTWVITVHGLGAGREHPMVVMPFLHRQRLPVLDLAYRGDLGAPASPDGLGHLGESEWRDVDAAIRYALRYGARRVVLHGWSTGAAMALYAAERSALADRISGLVLDSPVLDWHTTLRALVAARRTPAPLVPFAVRAAEGSAGLRADRRGAGADPAALRIPVLIFHGPDDTLAPWEPSRRLAAARPDLVTLTTVREAPHGAMWNADPAGYEEALRRFLTPLM
- a CDS encoding VOC family protein, which produces MAGVPSICPTLRYRDAKAAIKLLTEAFGFSQVAVYEGEDGAVMHAELAYGNGLVMLGSKGTGSVFDKAMEGGGPAGVYVVVDDVDAHHRRAAEHGVEVLMEPTDQDYGSRDYTARDAEGNIWSFGTYAPQV
- a CDS encoding neutral zinc metallopeptidase, with protein sequence MQFDDDADLDTSEVEDERGSRIPGGRATIGGGIAGLIALVLGLLFGVGPDELGLSSGNPEPLATSSSVSQVEQSCRKGRDANVREDCRLVAVVNSTQDFWREEFTRRGGRYAPAPTRFFTGRVNTACGAATSAVGPFYCPADRRVYLDLGFFDDLRTKFGAGGGPFGQAYVVAHEYGHHIQNLTGTLQKAQGGQPGANSDAVKVELQADCYAGVWAHHATRTPDESTGRPLLKTLTDQDIRDGLDAAAAVGDDRIQEKFQGRVTPESWTHGSARQRQQWFYQGYRTGDMARCDTFR